A single genomic interval of Mangifera indica cultivar Alphonso chromosome 5, CATAS_Mindica_2.1, whole genome shotgun sequence harbors:
- the LOC123216098 gene encoding serine/threonine-protein kinase OXI1-like, translated as MNDNVKKHRFYHQVPTLDFRRLKVVSALGRGAKGVVFLVNDQELSEFLALKVIQRDLIEKKSKDSNNTNDGEDDYKRFTFEQQVLQSFDHPLLPRLRGVLSTDKIIGYAIDYCPGRDMNSLRKKQTEKMFSDDTIRFYAAEMVLALEYLHSQGIAYRDLKPENIMIQENGHIMLVDFDLSTKLSPKTPQASTEKTPASFTKRPSDSVRRKRRHLFHCICNAGISPEDSVSSAQHSFKTVPKRDSDHSTEKSNSFVGTEEYVAPEIISGEGHDFSADWWSLGIVLHEMLYGVTPFKGSNRKETFYRILCRPAELMGEPTPLRDLIRKLLEKDPTKRIGVEEIKGHDFFRGLDWDLLLNIARAPYIPPSQLGNTNNDGGLEGIKEIDVEWFVQEIFPSSDEGDKRIVNKTVRSNGSNDQLPGTDYSSVF; from the exons ATGAATGACAACGTAAAGAAGCACCGATTTTATCATCAAGTCCCAACTTTGGATTTCCGGCGATTGAAAGTCGTATCAGCCCTCGGGCGTGGAGCAAAGGGAGTTGTTTTTCTGGTTAACGACCAGGAATTGAGTGAGTTTTTGGCTCTTAAAGTTATTCAGAGGGATTTGATTGAGAAGAAAAGCAAGGACTCAAACAATACCAATGATGGCGAAGATGATTACAAGAGGTTTACCTTTGAACAACAAGTCTTACAGTCCTTCGATCATCCACTTCTGCCCAGATTACGAGGAGTTTTATCAACCGATAAAATTATCGGGTACGCTATTGATTATTGTCCAGGGCGTGATATGAATTCTCTCAGGAAAAAGCAGACAGAGAAAATGTTCTCTGATGATACCATCAG ATTTTATGCTGCGGAGATGGTTCTCGCATTGGAGTATCTTCACAGTCAAGGCATAGCGTACAGAGATTTGAAACCAGAGAACATAATGATTCAAGAGAACGGCCACATAATGTTAGTCGATTTCGATCTCTCAACAAAACTATCACCGAAAACTCCACAAGCTTCTACGGAAAAGACTCCGGCGTCCTTTACAAAAAGACCTTCTGACTCCGTCCGGAGAAAACGGCGGCATCTCTTTCATTGCATTTGCAACGCTGGCATTTCTCCAGAAGATTCGGTCTCTTCAGCGCAACACAGTTTCAAGACAGTACCGAAAAGAGACTCCGATCACTCGACGGAGAAGTCTAACTCGTTCGTAGGAACGGAAGAGTACGTGGCACCGGAGATCATATCAGGTGAAGGTCACGATTTCAGTGCAGATTGGTGGTCCTTAGGAATCGTTCTCCACGAAATGTTGTATGGAGTGACGCCGTTTAAGGGAAGCAATAGGAAAGAGACTTTTTATCGAATTTTATGCAGACCGGCTGAACTCATGGGTGAACCGACGCCGCTGAGGGACTTAATAAGGAAATTGCTGGAAAAAGATCCAACGAAGAGGATTGGAGTAGAGGAAATCAAAGGCCACGATTTTTTCAGAGGGTTGGATTGGGATTTACTATTAAACATCGCCAGAGCACCGTATATTCCTCCTTCTCAGTTGGGGAACACCAACAATGATGGGGGTCTTGAAGGCATTAAAGAAATTGATGTGGAATGGTTTGTCCAAGAAATATTCCCAAGCAGTGATGAAGGCGATAAAAGAATTGTCAATAAAACGGTGCGGAGCAATGGTTCAAATGACCAACTCCCCGGAACCGATTATTCTTCTGTTTTCTAA
- the LOC123216099 gene encoding 60S ribosomal protein L32-1-like, whose protein sequence is MAVPLLTKKIVKKRVKKFKRPQSDRKISVNENWRRPKGIDSRVRRKFKGCTLMPNVGYGSDKKTRHYLPNGFKKFVVHNVKELEILMMHNRTYCAEIAHNVSTRKRKEIVERAAQLDVVVTNKLARLRSQEDE, encoded by the exons ATGGCTGTTCCTTTGTTGACGAAGAAGATTGTGAAGAAGCGTGTCAAGAAGTTCAAGAGGCCCCAGAGTGACAGAAAGATTTCTGTCAAC GAAAACTGGAGAAGGCCTAAGGGTATTGATTCACGCGTTAGGAGAAAGTTCAAGGGATGCACCCTGATGCCCAATGTTGGTTATGGCTCTGACAAGAAAACTCGCCACTACCTCCCCAATGGATTTAAGAAGTTTGTTGTGCACAATGTCAAAGAGTTGGAAATTTTGATGATGCACAACAG GACTTACTGTGCTGAGATTGCCCACAACGTATCAAccagaaagagaaaggagattgTTGAGCGTGCTGCACAATTGGATGTTGTTGTTACCAACAAATTGGCCAGGTTGCGCAGCCAGGAAGATGAGTAA
- the LOC123216392 gene encoding LOW QUALITY PROTEIN: protein NRT1/ PTR FAMILY 4.2-like (The sequence of the model RefSeq protein was modified relative to this genomic sequence to represent the inferred CDS: deleted 1 base in 1 codon; substituted 1 base at 1 genomic stop codon) — MHVISSSLTKAKSRGKLKRSVIILCFSNLLTMFGGFITDSFFTRFTTFYDLCQIYLXGLLLLTTQAQCSSLQPPINARPSHSQAALLYTGLYSMATGIGGIKASLPGHGADQLDDTNQRLISAFFNWFFFSQCTGGLIAATITVWIEEKKGWNRSFKISVVALSLPICIFAMGFPFHRHAGSPLTRVLKVLVSAVRNREASAVVDLGDHNAISVEKRSSDMFSFLDKALCDDTITAAEVDETKIFLGLFPISASTIMMNCCLAQLQTFSAQQGDIMNRTLNSFKIPTQSLTVLPLTTMLLSIPLYQRFVHSFGSKVSPKYNIFLPLKRIGLGLALASGSMEVAAVMEAKRRSAATQNNETLSVFWLVWQYLLRGVPDMLTLCGMLEFFFLEAPHSMISVCTALSWCSTSMGFFLGSILASITNLVSRKLGQEWLGGSDLNSACLDLFYALISILNLLNFLNYVHWANRY; from the exons ATGCATGTGATTTCTTCATCACTCACCAAAGCAAAATCTCGCGGTAAGCTCAAACGCTCAGTGATTATTCTGTGCTTCTCAAATTTGCTCACCATGTTTGGAGGCTTTATCACCGACTCTTTCTTCACAAGATTCACCACTTTCTATGATTTGTG CCAAATATATTTATAGGGACTTTTACTGCTTACAACTCAAGCTCAATGTAGCAGCTTACAGCCTCCTATAAATGCAAGGCCGTCTCACTCTCAAGCTGCTCTTCTTTATACCGGACTCTACTCTATGGCCACAGGCATTGGTGGCATT AAGGCGTCATTGCCTGGACATGGAGCTGATCAGCTTGACGACACCAACCAGCGACTTATATCTGCCTTCTTCAATTGGTTTTTCTTTTCGCAATGCACTGGTGGGCTCATTGCTGCAACCATTACGGTTTGGATCGAAGAGAAAAAAGGATGGAACAGGAGTTTTAAGATTTCTGTCGTTGCATTGAGTTTGCCAATATGCATTTTCGCAATGGGATTTCCTTTTCATAGACACGCTGGCAGTCCACTTACAAGAGTCCTTAAG GTACTTGTTTCTGCAGTTCGAAACAGGGAAGCCTCAGCTGTGGTCGATTTGGGAGATCATAATGCAATTTCAGTAGAAAAAAGGTCCTCTGACATGTTCAG CTTCCTCGATAAAGCATTATGCGATGACACCATAACTGCAGCTGAGGTTGACGAAACAAAGATATTCCTTGGCCTGTTTCCCATATCTGCCAGCACAATCATGATGAACTGCTGTCTCGCACAACTACAAACCTTCTCAGCACAACAAGGGGACATTATGAATAGAACACTAAACAGTTTCAAAATTCCCACCCAATCATTAACAGTATTACCCTTAACAACCATGCTTCTTTCCATACCCTTATACCAACGTTTTGTACACAGTTTCGGAAGCAAAGTTTCACCAAAATACAACATTTTTCTACCACTTAAGAGGATCGGATTGGGGCTAGCACTAGCGTCAGGGTCCATGGAGGTGGCTGCCGTGATGGAGGCCAAGAGGCGGTCAGCGGCAACACAAAATAATGAGACATTGTCTGTGTTTTGGCTAGTCTGGCAGTACCTTTTACGTGGGGTCCCTGATATGCTCACTCTTTGTGGGATGCTTGAGTTCTTTTTCTTAGAGGCGCCACATAGCATGATTAGTGTTTGCACTGCACTCTCTTGGTGCTCTACATCAATGGGGTTTTTCCTTGGTTCAATTTTAGCGTCAATTACCAATTTAGTGAGTAGAAAATTAGGTCAAGAATGGCTTGGTGGGAGCGATCTGAATAGTGCTTGTCTGGATCTGTTTTATGCACTCATCAGCATTCTTAATTTACtcaattttctaaattatgtgCACTGGGCAAACCGTTATTAA
- the LOC123216100 gene encoding cytochrome b561 and DOMON domain-containing protein At3g25290-like yields MAVSFSSPSLILGISILCLLISPALSQTCKSQKLTNNNVYSHCLDLPTLTSYLHFSYDSANRSLSVAFVATPSNSNGWVAWAINPTGTGMAGAQSLVAYKDSTGAVTVKTFNISGYSSVVPENLSFEVWDTGADESGGFIRIYGKLKMPEELAKAGKVNQIWQVGPGVGADGMLEKHAFESQNVNAKGTLDLSGGQSTVVSTGTDSRTKKKNIHGILNAVSWGILFPLGVIIARYVRTFESADPAWFYLHVSCQLSAYVIGVAGWGTGLKLGSESKGVTYYTHRNIGIALFCLATIQIFALLLRPKNDHKYRFYWNIYHHGVGYAILVLGILNVFKGLNILNPAEKWKTAYIIVISVLGGIAVLLEAITWIVVLKRKSNKSTKPYEYNNGQGRQQPLAP; encoded by the exons ATGGccgtttctttctcttctccttcCTTAATTTTGGGAATCTCAATTCTGTGTTTGCTAATTTCACCCGCGCTGTCACAGACTTGCAAGTCTCAGAAGCTCACAAACAACAACGTGTACAGTCATTGCTTGGACCTCCCAACACTTACTTCCTATCTTCACTTTTCCTACGATTCCGCCAACAGATCTTTATCAGTAGCATTCGTTGCGACTCCATCGAATTCCAATGGATGGGTCGCTTGGGCTATAAATCCCACGGGGACGGGCATGGCAGGTGCTCAGTCACTGGTCGCTTACAAAGATTCTACCGGCGCCGTTACCGTTAAGACATTTAATATAAGTGGTTACAGCTCTGTGGTCCCGGAGAATCTGTCGTTTGAAGTGTGGGACACGGGAGCCGACGAGTCGGGAGGGTTCATTAGAATTTATGGGAAGCTTAAGATGCCGGAGGAGCTAGCCAAGGCGGGAAAGGTTAACCAGATTTGGCAGGTGGGCCCTGGTGTTGGCGCTGATGGTATGCTGGAAAAACACGCTTTTGAGTCGCAAAACGTGAACGCTAAGGGGACTCTTGATTTGAGTGGGGGTCAGAGTACCGTTGTTAGTACTGGAACTGACTCCAGAACCAAGAAGAAAAAT ATTCATGGGATATTGAACGCTGTGAGTTGGGGAATTTTGTTTCCACTTGGAGTGATTATTGCAAGGTATGTGAGGACTTTTGAGTCTGCAGATCCAGCATGGTTTTATCTTCATGTATCCTGCCAATTATCTGCCTATGTCATTGGGGTTGCTGGCTGGGGAACTGGTCTCAAGCTTGGAAGTGAATCAAAAGGAGTTACATACTACACCCACCGTAATATTGGAATTGCCCTTTTCTGCCTTGCTACTATTCAG ATTTTCGCATTGTTATTGAGACCAAAGAATGACCACAAGTACCGATTCTACTGGAATATTTATCACCACGGTGTTGGATATGCCATACTGGTCCTTGGCATCCTCAATGTCTTCAAAGGTCTGAACATCTTGAATCCTGCAGAAAAGTGGAAAACAGCCTACATCATTGTAATCTCAGTCTTGGGTGGGATTGCTGTACTGTTGGAAGCTATTACTTGGATTGTCGTTCTCAAGAGAAAATCTAACAAGTCGACAAAGCCATATGAATACAACAATGGGCAAGGCAGGCAACAGCCACTTGCTCCCTGA
- the LOC123216097 gene encoding adenylylsulfatase HINT3 isoform X2 — MAATQRRLAILCSHLRTTDSPPTPTLFSGVSHSFCASSEQRLSDSNEVNQNNDCVFCKIIRGESPAFKLYEDDMCLCILDTSPLSHGHSLIIPKSHFSSLEATPPSVVAAMCSKVPIISNAIMKTTDSDSFNLLVNNGAAAGQVIFHTHIHIIPRKAHDCLWASESCRV; from the exons ATGGCGGCGACTCAAAGAAGGCTTGCCATTCTCTGTTCTCATTTACGCACGACCGATTCGCCTCCAACTCCTACCCTTTTTTCAGGCGTTTCTCATTCTTTTTGCGCTTCCAGTGAACAGCGATTGAGCGATTCTAACGAAGTTAATCAAAACAACGACTGCGTTTTTTGCAAGATTATCCGAGGTGAATCCCCGGCTTTTAAG CTTTATGAAGATGATATGTGCCTCTGTATCTTGGATACTAGTCCACTGAGTCATGG GCATTCGCTTATTATcccaaaatctcatttttcttccttggaAGCAACTCCTCCGTCT GTGGTTGCTGCAATGTGTTCGAAGGTGCCTATTATCAGCAATGCAATCATGAAAACTACAGATTCTG ATTCATTCAACTTGCTGGTTAACAATGGTGCAGCTGCAGGGCAAGTTATATTTCAT ACTCATATCCACATAATCCCCAGAAAAGCACATGATTGCTTGTGGGCATCTGAG TCTTGCAGAGTTTGA
- the LOC123217698 gene encoding E3 ubiquitin-protein ligase CHIP: MSYREKMETGSALTGVAKQAEQLRLDGKLYFSKGRFGAAIDAYTEAITLCPSVPIYWTNRALCHLRRNDWTKVENDCRKAIQLDHKSVKGHYMLGVALLGKSKYSEGVKELKKALDLGRGADPNGYMVEDIWQELARAKYLEWEQASSERSWELQSLKEACEAALEEKYALDISTAEEPSDEVTITHSRNMEVLRQVFNRAAEADTPTEVPDYLCCKITLDILRDPVITPSGVTYERAVILEHLQKVGNFDPITREPLKESQLIPNLGIKEAVHAFLDKHGWAYKTS, encoded by the exons ATGTCGTATAGAGAGAAAATGGAGACTGGATCAGCATTGACGGGCGTGGCGAAGCAGGCGGAACAACTCAGATTAGATGGAAAGCTCTATTTCTCAAAGGGTCGTTTCGGAGCTGCCATTGATGCCTACACTGAG GCGATTACCCTGTGCCCTAGCGTGCCTATATATTGGACGAATCGCGCTCTCTGTCATCTCAGGCGGAA TGATTGGACAAAAGTTGAAAACGACTGTCGGAAAGCGATTCAGCTTGACCACAAGTCAGTTAAG GGCCACTATATGTTGGGAGTTGCATTGCTAGGGAAGAGCAAATATTCTGAAGGAGTCAAAGAATTGAAGAAG GCATTGGATCTTGGGAGAGGTGCAGACCCCAATGGTTATATGGTAGAGGATATCTGGCAGGAGCTTGCCAGAGCAAAATACTTGGAGTGGGAGCAAGCATCCAGTGAACGTTCATGGGAATTACAAAGCTTGAA GGAAGCTTGTGAAGCAGCTCTTGAAGAAAAGTATGCTCTTGATATATCTACAGCAGAAGAACCATCAGATGAAGTTACTATTACCCATTCGAGAAACATGGAGGTTCTAAGACAAGTATTTAATAGAGCTGCAGAAGCTGACACACCTACTGAA GTGCCTGACTATCTATGCTGTAAAATCACACTTGATATATTACGTGATCCTGTCATTACTCCTAGTGGAGTTACATATGAGAGAGCAGTGATCCTTGAGCATCTTCAAAAG GTGGGTAACTTTGATCCAATCACAAGGGAACCACTCAAGGAATCCCAGCTTATACCCAACCTGGGAATAAAGGAAGCAGTTCATGCATTTCTAGATAAACATGGTTGGGCATACAAGACAAGTTGA
- the LOC123216101 gene encoding auxin-induced in root cultures protein 12 — MPSPLFSSVILCISLWILLLSPAQSLTCTSQKLPNNKQYANCSDLPTLDSYLHYTYNASNSSLSIAFLSTPASSDGWVAWAINPTATGMAGSQALIAFKSSGSFVVQTYNISSYSSIVQSKLSFDVWDLKAESASNGAWVIYGSLKVPVKAEKLNQVWQVGAKVTNGFPDKHDFKPANLDAKGTLVLVGTPVSPTPASAPAPSGSAGGSPAPEKGGQSTLTANYLGFFLGSLIVLAF; from the coding sequence ATGCCGTCTCCCCTTTTTTCTTCGGTAATACTATGCATTTCTCTCTGGATTTTGCTATTATCACCCGCACAGTCACTCACCTGCACCTCCCAAAAACTCCCAAACAACAAGCAATATGCTAACTGTTCTGACCTCCCTACACTCGACTCCTACCTTCACTATACTTACAATGCCTCCAACTCCTCCCTCTCAATCGCCTTCCTCTCCACTCCGGCCTCATCCGACGGCTGGGTCGCCTGGGCCATCAACCCCACCGCCACCGGCATGGCTGGATCCCAGGCGTTAATCGCTTTCAAATCCAGCGGCTCCTTTGTCGTCCAAACTTACAACATCAGCTCCTACAGTTCCATTGTGCAATCAAAGTTGTCTTTCGACGTCTGGGACCTGAAAGCAGAATCTGCTTCCAACGGTGCTTGGGTAATCTATGGGTCGTTGAAAGTTCCGGTTAAAGCGGAGAAGTTGAACCAAGTTTGGCAGGTTGGTGCTAAAGTTACGAATGGTTTTCCCGATAAGCATGACTTCAAGCCGGCCAATCTCGATGCTAAGGGAACTTTAGTTCTGGTTGGAACTCCAGTGAGTCCAACGCCTGCATCGGCGCCTGCGCCTTCAGGCTCAGCTGGGGGGTCCCCAGCCCCCGAAAAGGGTGGACAGTCAACACTCACAGCTAATTATTTGGGCTTCTTTCTGGGTTCATTAATTGTTTTGGCCTTTTGA
- the LOC123216097 gene encoding adenylylsulfatase HINT3 isoform X1 translates to MAATQRRLAILCSHLRTTDSPPTPTLFSGVSHSFCASSEQRLSDSNEVNQNNDCVFCKIIRGESPAFKLYEDDMCLCILDTSPLSHGHSLIIPKSHFSSLEATPPSVVAAMCSKVPIISNAIMKTTDSDSFNLLVNNGAAAGQVIFHTHIHIIPRKAHDCLWASESLRRHPLKLDQETSRLADQVRKQLSNISVETKGIESSLS, encoded by the exons ATGGCGGCGACTCAAAGAAGGCTTGCCATTCTCTGTTCTCATTTACGCACGACCGATTCGCCTCCAACTCCTACCCTTTTTTCAGGCGTTTCTCATTCTTTTTGCGCTTCCAGTGAACAGCGATTGAGCGATTCTAACGAAGTTAATCAAAACAACGACTGCGTTTTTTGCAAGATTATCCGAGGTGAATCCCCGGCTTTTAAG CTTTATGAAGATGATATGTGCCTCTGTATCTTGGATACTAGTCCACTGAGTCATGG GCATTCGCTTATTATcccaaaatctcatttttcttccttggaAGCAACTCCTCCGTCT GTGGTTGCTGCAATGTGTTCGAAGGTGCCTATTATCAGCAATGCAATCATGAAAACTACAGATTCTG ATTCATTCAACTTGCTGGTTAACAATGGTGCAGCTGCAGGGCAAGTTATATTTCAT ACTCATATCCACATAATCCCCAGAAAAGCACATGATTGCTTGTGGGCATCTGAG AGTTTGAGGCGGCATCCCCTGAAGTTAGACCAGGAAACTTCTCGACTTGCAGACCAAGTACGGAAACAGTTATCAAACATTTCTGTAGAAACTAAGGGTATAGAATCCAGTCTATCATGA